One window of the Enterobacter huaxiensis genome contains the following:
- a CDS encoding type II toxin-antitoxin system RelE/ParE family toxin, producing the protein MKEIVQTESFRRWEQNVKDRRAKTVIASRLFRLANGLAGDVKPVGEGISELRIHFGPGYRIYFKDQGNCIIVLLCGGDKSSQARDILMAKMLSNVSQWQE; encoded by the coding sequence ATGAAGGAGATTGTTCAGACAGAATCCTTTCGACGCTGGGAGCAAAACGTAAAAGATCGGCGAGCGAAGACCGTTATCGCTTCTCGCCTCTTTCGATTGGCAAATGGCCTGGCGGGCGACGTTAAACCCGTGGGCGAAGGTATAAGTGAGCTGAGGATCCACTTTGGCCCAGGCTACAGAATCTATTTTAAAGACCAGGGCAATTGCATCATCGTGCTGTTATGTGGTGGTGACAAAAGCAGCCAGGCCAGAGACATACTTATGGCAAAAATGCTGAGCAATGTATCCCAATGGCAGGAGTGA
- the panS gene encoding ketopantoate/pantoate/pantothenate transporter PanS, which translates to MLSAITRLFPLWALLLSVLAYYTPTTFTGIGPWVTTLLMLIMLGMGVHLKIDDFKRVLSRPAPVAAGIFLHYLVMPLAAWLLAMAFKMPPDLSAGMVLVGSVASGTASNVMIYLAKGDVALSVTISSVSTLVGVVATPLLTRLYVDAHIQVDVMGMLLSILQIVVIPIALGLVIHHLFPRVVKAVEPYLPAFSMVCILAIISAVVAGSASHIASVGFVVIIAVVLHNTIGLLGGYWGGKLFGFDESTCRTLAIEVGMQNSGLAAALGKIYFSPLAALPGALFSVWHNLSGSLLAGYWSGKPIDEEPKKDAVKQG; encoded by the coding sequence ATGTTATCGGCCATCACCCGGCTGTTCCCGCTATGGGCGCTGCTGCTCTCTGTACTCGCGTATTACACCCCCACCACCTTCACCGGCATCGGGCCGTGGGTTACCACGCTGCTGATGCTGATCATGCTCGGCATGGGCGTACACCTGAAGATTGACGACTTTAAACGCGTGCTGTCTCGCCCGGCGCCCGTTGCGGCAGGGATTTTCCTGCACTATCTGGTGATGCCGCTCGCGGCGTGGCTGCTGGCAATGGCCTTTAAGATGCCGCCGGATCTCTCCGCCGGGATGGTGCTGGTGGGCAGCGTCGCCAGCGGCACGGCGTCCAACGTGATGATCTATCTGGCAAAAGGCGACGTGGCGCTCTCCGTCACCATCTCGTCCGTTTCCACGCTGGTGGGCGTGGTTGCCACGCCGCTGTTAACTCGCCTGTACGTCGACGCGCATATCCAGGTTGACGTGATGGGCATGCTGCTGAGCATTCTGCAAATCGTGGTGATCCCGATTGCGCTGGGTCTGGTCATTCATCATCTCTTTCCGCGCGTGGTGAAGGCCGTTGAGCCTTACCTGCCGGCGTTTTCGATGGTCTGTATTCTGGCAATCATCAGCGCCGTGGTGGCGGGTTCAGCATCGCACATTGCCTCCGTGGGCTTTGTCGTCATCATCGCGGTGGTACTGCATAACACCATTGGCCTGCTGGGCGGCTACTGGGGCGGGAAGCTGTTTGGCTTTGACGAATCTACCTGCCGCACGCTGGCAATCGAGGTGGGTATGCAGAACTCCGGCCTGGCGGCGGCGCTCGGTAAAATCTACTTCTCGCCGCTGGCGGCACTGCCGGGCGCGCTGTTCTCCGTCTGGCATAACCTGTCCGGCTCGCTGCTGGCGGGCTACTGGTCCGGAAAACCGATTGATGAAGAACCGAAAAAAGATGCGGTGAAACAGGGTTAA
- a CDS encoding DUF3811 domain-containing protein yields the protein MATPRLTQKDMTEAEQRELKTLLDRARIAHGRTLTNAETNQVKKEYIDKLMAQRDAEAKKARKLKKQQAYKPDAEATFSWSATTSTRGRR from the coding sequence ATGGCTACACCACGATTGACCCAGAAAGACATGACGGAAGCCGAGCAGCGCGAACTTAAAACGCTTCTCGACCGCGCCCGCATTGCACACGGCCGCACGCTGACGAACGCCGAAACCAACCAGGTGAAAAAAGAGTACATCGACAAACTGATGGCTCAGCGCGACGCCGAGGCGAAGAAAGCCCGCAAGCTTAAGAAGCAGCAGGCCTATAAACCGGATGCAGAGGCGACCTTTTCCTGGTCAGCCACAACCTCTACCCGTGGAAGGCGCTAA
- the lysC gene encoding lysine-sensitive aspartokinase 3, translating to MTSFVVAKFGGTSVADYAAMNRSADVVLADPNTRLVVLSASAGVTNLLVSLSEGLEATERFVKLDALRKIQFDILECLQNPNVIREEIERLLENITTLAEAASLANSTALTDELVSHGELMSTLLFVEIMRERNIPAQWFDVRKVMRTSDRFGRAEPDVEALAELTGQQLAPRLEESIVITQGFIGSEAKGRTTTLGRGGSDYTAALLGEALHATRVDIWTDVPGIYTTDPRVVSTAKRIDVIAFEEAAEMATFGAKVLHPATLLPAVRSDIPVFVGSSKEPKAGGTMVCKRTESPPLFRALALRRKQTLVTLHSHNMLHSRGFLAEVFGILARHNISVDLITTSEVSIALTLDTTGSTSKGDTLLTQSLLIELSELCRVEVEEDLALVAIIGNKLSRACGVGKEVFGVLDPFSIRMICYGASSYNLCFLVPADQAEQVVQKLHQNLFE from the coding sequence ATGACGAGTTTTGTGGTCGCCAAGTTTGGCGGCACCAGTGTGGCAGATTACGCTGCCATGAACCGCAGCGCCGATGTGGTGCTGGCCGATCCGAATACCCGCCTGGTGGTGCTTTCTGCATCCGCTGGCGTGACGAACCTGCTGGTTTCTCTGTCTGAAGGACTTGAAGCGACAGAACGTTTCGTGAAGCTGGACGCGCTGCGCAAAATTCAGTTCGACATCCTTGAGTGTTTACAGAATCCAAATGTGATCCGCGAGGAAATAGAACGTCTGCTGGAAAATATCACCACCCTGGCAGAAGCCGCCTCTCTGGCAAACTCCACCGCCCTGACGGATGAACTGGTCAGCCACGGTGAGCTGATGTCGACCCTGCTGTTCGTTGAGATTATGCGCGAGCGTAACATTCCGGCGCAGTGGTTTGACGTGCGCAAAGTGATGCGCACCAGCGATCGTTTTGGCCGTGCCGAACCGGACGTTGAGGCTCTGGCAGAGCTGACCGGCCAGCAGCTGGCACCGCGCCTGGAAGAGAGTATTGTGATCACCCAGGGCTTTATCGGTAGCGAAGCCAAAGGCCGTACCACAACGCTTGGCCGCGGCGGCAGTGACTACACCGCTGCCCTGCTGGGCGAAGCGCTGCACGCCACGCGCGTCGATATCTGGACGGACGTGCCGGGCATTTACACCACCGACCCTCGCGTGGTCTCCACGGCGAAACGTATTGATGTGATCGCCTTTGAAGAAGCGGCGGAGATGGCCACCTTTGGCGCGAAAGTGCTGCATCCGGCAACCCTGCTTCCCGCCGTGCGCAGCGATATTCCAGTCTTCGTTGGCTCCAGCAAAGAGCCGAAAGCAGGCGGCACGATGGTGTGTAAGCGAACCGAAAGCCCGCCGCTGTTCCGCGCCCTGGCGCTGCGTCGCAAGCAGACGCTGGTCACGCTGCACAGCCATAATATGCTGCACTCCCGCGGGTTCCTGGCAGAAGTGTTCGGGATCCTTGCGCGCCACAATATCTCCGTAGACCTGATCACCACCTCAGAAGTGAGCATTGCGCTGACGCTGGATACGACAGGCTCAACCTCCAAGGGCGATACCCTGCTGACCCAGTCGCTGCTGATTGAGCTGTCTGAGCTGTGCCGCGTTGAGGTGGAAGAAGATCTGGCGCTGGTTGCCATCATTGGCAACAAACTGTCCCGCGCCTGCGGCGTAGGCAAAGAGGTCTTCGGCGTTCTCGACCCGTTCAGCATCCGCATGATTTGCTACGGCGCGTCCAGCTACAACCTCTGCTTCCTGGTCCCGGCCGATCAGGCGGAGCAGGTGGTGCAGAAACTTCATCAGAATTTGTTTGAATAA
- the rluF gene encoding 23S rRNA pseudouridine(2604) synthase RluF has product MLPTQSTRLNKYISESGICSRREADRYIEQGNVFLNGKRATIGDQVVPGDVVKVNGQVIEPRDAEDLVFIALNKPVGIVSTTEDGERDNIVDFVNHSSRIFPIGRLDKDSQGLIFLTNHGDLVNKILRAGNDHEKEYIVTVNKPVTDEFIRGMGAGVPILGTVTKKCKVKKEAPFAFRITLVQGLNRQIRRMCEHFGYDVTKLERTRIMNVSLSGIPLGEWRDLTGDELIELFKLIEDSSSEAKPKAKAKPKAQAIKRPVVKAPQAEEKGRGKPANGKRFAQPGRKKKGR; this is encoded by the coding sequence ATGCTGCCAACTCAATCAACCCGATTAAACAAATACATTAGCGAGAGCGGGATCTGCTCACGTCGCGAGGCTGACCGTTACATTGAACAAGGTAACGTGTTTCTTAACGGCAAACGCGCCACCATCGGCGATCAGGTAGTTCCTGGCGATGTGGTAAAAGTGAATGGTCAGGTCATCGAACCGCGTGATGCTGAAGACCTGGTGTTTATCGCGTTGAACAAACCGGTTGGCATTGTCAGCACCACGGAAGACGGCGAGCGGGACAACATCGTTGATTTCGTGAACCACAGCAGCCGCATTTTCCCGATTGGCCGTCTGGATAAAGACTCTCAGGGGCTGATTTTCCTCACCAACCACGGCGACCTGGTCAACAAAATCCTGCGTGCCGGTAACGACCACGAGAAAGAGTACATCGTTACGGTGAACAAGCCGGTGACGGACGAATTTATCCGGGGCATGGGCGCAGGCGTGCCGATCCTGGGAACCGTCACGAAGAAGTGTAAGGTCAAGAAAGAGGCGCCGTTCGCGTTCCGCATAACGCTGGTGCAGGGCTTAAACCGCCAGATCCGCCGTATGTGCGAGCACTTCGGCTATGACGTGACGAAGCTGGAACGTACCCGCATCATGAACGTCAGCCTGTCGGGCATCCCGCTGGGCGAGTGGCGTGATTTAACCGGCGACGAGCTGATTGAGCTGTTCAAGCTTATCGAAGACTCGTCCTCAGAAGCGAAGCCGAAGGCCAAAGCGAAACCCAAAGCTCAGGCGATCAAGCGCCCGGTGGTGAAGGCGCCGCAGGCGGAGGAAAAGGGGCGAGGCAAGCCGGCTAACGGAAAACGCTTTGCCCAGCCAGGCCGCAAAAAGAAAGGGCGCTGA